A genomic window from Pyxidicoccus trucidator includes:
- a CDS encoding sigma 54-interacting transcriptional regulator: protein MSDEMSGRIEGAQDARDLVELATTEDSVGELLRRGLDWLTRVVRFDLATLFLLKEGRLVSVAARGPLANAKVRQHSLNLAEFPSLRHALETRRARAFTEEDHSHGDGDPFDGVLDLPPGHSCMVVPLCAGERCYGVLSLDRAECETYPQPVVDLVEVYGQMLATALQAAEQRAAFEQLHRQDHEHAKLLEAQLGGDSEGILETSLSPVMRDLARRAKQVAETDTPVLITGETGTGKERLARALHRWSSRADQPFVTLNCAAIPAGLLESELFGHVKGAFTGATRDRAGRFQMAHGGTLLLDEIGELPVELQSKLLRALQEKTFEPVGGDKTVRADVRILAATHVDLQQAIAQKRFREDLYYRLSVFPLRLPPLRERREDLPQLCAFLLEEQARRTGRRGMRVTPAGLERLESYDWPGNLRELANVLERATILSPGAELGPGAFDLPTRGGVAAEVAQAVAPTAEVSPTEAPLKQGAVPTLAAVQREHIMRVLSLTRGRVYGPGGAAALLGLKPSTLQSRMKKLGIARLEQFIVDEV, encoded by the coding sequence ATGTCGGACGAAATGTCAGGCCGAATCGAAGGCGCGCAGGATGCTCGGGACCTGGTCGAGCTGGCAACCACGGAAGACTCGGTGGGGGAGCTGCTCCGTCGAGGACTGGACTGGCTGACGCGGGTGGTGCGCTTCGACCTGGCGACGCTGTTCCTCCTCAAAGAGGGGCGGCTGGTATCCGTAGCGGCGCGAGGTCCACTGGCCAACGCGAAGGTGCGGCAGCACTCGCTGAACCTGGCGGAGTTCCCCTCGCTGCGTCACGCGCTGGAGACGCGGCGCGCGCGGGCCTTCACGGAGGAGGACCACTCGCACGGAGACGGAGACCCGTTCGACGGCGTGTTGGACTTGCCGCCGGGCCACTCGTGCATGGTGGTGCCGCTGTGCGCGGGCGAGCGCTGCTACGGCGTGCTGTCGCTGGACAGGGCCGAGTGCGAGACGTACCCGCAGCCGGTGGTGGACCTGGTGGAGGTGTACGGGCAGATGCTGGCCACGGCGCTGCAGGCCGCGGAGCAGCGGGCCGCCTTCGAGCAGCTGCACCGGCAGGACCACGAGCACGCGAAGCTGCTGGAGGCGCAGCTGGGCGGGGACTCGGAGGGCATCCTCGAGACGTCGCTGAGCCCGGTGATGCGGGATTTGGCTCGGCGGGCGAAGCAGGTGGCGGAGACGGACACGCCGGTGCTGATTACCGGTGAGACGGGCACGGGCAAGGAGCGACTGGCGCGGGCGCTGCACCGGTGGAGCTCGCGGGCGGACCAGCCCTTCGTCACCCTCAACTGCGCGGCGATTCCGGCGGGGCTCCTGGAGAGCGAGCTGTTCGGCCACGTGAAGGGCGCCTTCACCGGGGCCACGCGGGACAGGGCGGGGCGCTTCCAGATGGCGCACGGGGGCACGCTGCTCCTGGACGAGATTGGCGAGCTGCCGGTGGAGCTGCAGTCGAAGCTGCTGCGCGCGCTGCAGGAGAAGACCTTCGAGCCGGTGGGCGGCGACAAGACGGTGCGCGCGGACGTGCGCATCCTCGCCGCCACGCACGTGGACCTGCAGCAGGCCATTGCCCAGAAGCGCTTCCGCGAGGACCTCTACTACCGGCTGAGCGTCTTCCCCCTGCGGCTGCCCCCGCTGCGCGAGCGGCGCGAGGACCTGCCGCAGTTGTGCGCGTTCCTCCTGGAGGAGCAGGCGCGGCGCACGGGACGGCGGGGCATGCGGGTGACGCCGGCCGGGCTGGAGCGGCTGGAGTCCTACGACTGGCCGGGCAACCTGCGCGAGCTGGCGAATGTGCTGGAGCGCGCCACCATCCTCTCGCCGGGCGCGGAGCTGGGGCCGGGCGCGTTCGACCTGCCGACGCGCGGTGGCGTGGCGGCTGAGGTGGCTCAGGCGGTGGCGCCCACCGCGGAGGTGTCGCCCACGGAGGCGCCGCTGAAGCAGGGCGCGGTGCCCACGCTGGCGGCGGTGCAGCGAGAGCACATCATGCGGGTGCTGTCGCTCACGCGGGGCCGTGTCTACGGGCCCGGCGGGGCGGCGGCGCTGCTGGGGCTGAAGCCCTCCACGCTGCAGAGTCGGATGAAGAAGCTGGGCATCGCCCGGCTGGAGCAGTTCATCGTCGACGAGGTGTGA
- the dps gene encoding DNA starvation/stationary phase protection protein Dps, with amino-acid sequence MTSRQTRTRRKDVTMYRSPSPLPEKARSAIAESLNERLADGLDLHSQIKVAHWNIKGPQFAALHPLFETFAVSLANHNDSIAERAVTLGAKAYGTSRHVGKTSRLPEYPQETSRDMEHVKLLAERIEVYLDGLRRSRKTFEENQDTDSVDLVTGIITEFEKHAWFLRASLDS; translated from the coding sequence CTGACCTCACGTCAGACACGAACGAGACGAAAGGACGTCACCATGTACCGCAGCCCCAGCCCCCTTCCCGAGAAGGCCCGCTCCGCCATCGCCGAGTCGCTCAACGAGCGGCTGGCGGATGGCCTGGACCTGCATTCGCAAATCAAGGTGGCCCACTGGAACATCAAGGGCCCGCAGTTCGCCGCGCTCCACCCGCTGTTTGAAACCTTCGCGGTGAGCCTGGCCAACCACAACGACTCCATCGCCGAGCGCGCGGTGACGCTGGGCGCGAAGGCCTACGGCACCAGCCGCCACGTGGGCAAGACGAGCCGCCTGCCGGAGTACCCGCAGGAGACCTCTCGCGACATGGAGCACGTGAAGCTCTTGGCCGAGCGCATCGAGGTGTACCTGGACGGCCTGCGCAGGAGCCGCAAGACGTTCGAGGAGAACCAGGACACGGACTCCGTGGACCTCGTCACCGGCATCATCACCGAGTTCGAGAAGCACGCCTGGTTCCTGCGCGCGTCGCTGGACAGCTGA
- a CDS encoding carboxymuconolactone decarboxylase family protein has product MASLEVVRSELADAHKDTRLNLQAVLEGGSLTPEQRWGVAVASAYAVRNERLKEAMLNEAKKALANPEPVIEDARAAASLMAMNNVYYRFRHMIGKESYSTKRAGLRMNRLAQVLTNKVDFELVCLAVSAINGCEMCMQSHEKVVLEGGLSEDQVHDAVRVASVIHAAAVGLES; this is encoded by the coding sequence ATGGCCTCGCTCGAAGTCGTCCGCTCTGAGCTGGCGGACGCCCACAAGGACACCCGCCTCAACCTCCAGGCCGTCCTGGAGGGAGGGAGCCTCACCCCCGAGCAGCGCTGGGGTGTGGCCGTCGCTTCCGCCTATGCCGTGCGTAACGAGCGGCTGAAGGAGGCGATGCTCAACGAGGCGAAGAAGGCCCTCGCGAACCCGGAGCCGGTCATCGAGGACGCGCGTGCCGCGGCGTCCCTGATGGCGATGAACAACGTCTACTACCGCTTCCGGCACATGATCGGGAAGGAGTCCTACTCGACCAAGCGCGCCGGGCTGCGGATGAACCGGCTCGCGCAGGTGCTGACGAACAAGGTGGACTTCGAGCTGGTCTGCCTCGCGGTCAGCGCCATCAACGGCTGCGAGATGTGCATGCAGTCCCACGAGAAGGTCGTCCTCGAGGGCGGCCTCTCCGAGGACCAGGTGCACGACGCGGTCCGCGTCGCCTCCGTGATTCACGCGGCGGCGGTGGGCCTGGAGTCGTAA
- a CDS encoding cation:proton antiporter, with the protein MHGIAWYIIIGLLLVAMALGGSVLKRLPLSTSLLYLGVGFALGRLGLGHLDPLEHAALLERLTEVAVIISLFSAGLKLRLPLKDREWRVSLRLALWAMVLSVGLVTLVGVGALGLSLGAAILLGAILSPTDPVLASDVQVSHALDRDRLRFGLTGEAGLNDGTAFPFVMLGLGLLGLHEVGAGLWRWVVLDVLWAAAAGLVVGALLGDQVGRLVLYLRKHHREAVGLDELLALGLIALAYGTALLVKGYGFLAVFAAGLALRRIERKHTGQRPPEQVEDAARGKDKLEAATHPEHAHAYMANAVLGFNEALERIAEVALVVGLGVLLASTPVAPEVYWLAPLFFFVLRPLSVALALLGSRANTHQRVLMAWFGVRGIGSLYYLFYAIAHGLEDGLAQRMLSLVLWVVAVSVAVHGISVTPLMTRYEHRSGRPREATPVKEAAPLTPRRR; encoded by the coding sequence ATGCATGGCATCGCCTGGTACATCATCATCGGGCTGCTCCTGGTGGCGATGGCGCTGGGTGGCTCCGTCCTCAAGCGCCTGCCGCTGTCCACCTCGCTGCTCTACCTGGGCGTGGGCTTCGCGCTGGGCCGGCTGGGACTGGGCCACCTGGACCCGCTGGAGCACGCCGCCCTGCTGGAGCGGCTCACCGAGGTGGCCGTCATCATCTCCCTCTTCAGCGCGGGGCTGAAGCTGCGCCTGCCGCTGAAGGACCGGGAGTGGCGCGTCTCCCTGCGCCTGGCGCTCTGGGCCATGGTGCTCAGCGTGGGCCTGGTGACGCTGGTGGGCGTGGGCGCGCTGGGCCTGTCCCTGGGTGCCGCCATCCTGCTGGGAGCCATCCTGTCGCCCACGGACCCGGTGCTCGCCTCGGACGTGCAGGTGTCCCACGCGCTTGACCGGGACCGGCTGCGCTTCGGCCTCACCGGCGAGGCCGGGCTCAACGACGGCACCGCCTTTCCCTTCGTCATGCTGGGCCTGGGGCTGCTCGGCCTGCACGAGGTGGGGGCCGGGCTGTGGCGCTGGGTGGTGCTGGACGTGCTGTGGGCCGCGGCGGCGGGGCTCGTCGTCGGCGCGCTGCTGGGAGACCAGGTGGGCCGGCTGGTGCTCTACCTGCGCAAGCACCACCGCGAGGCGGTGGGCCTGGACGAACTGCTGGCCCTGGGCCTCATCGCGCTCGCGTACGGCACGGCGCTGCTGGTGAAGGGCTACGGCTTCCTCGCGGTGTTCGCCGCCGGGCTGGCGCTGCGGCGCATCGAGCGCAAGCACACCGGGCAGCGCCCACCGGAGCAGGTGGAGGACGCCGCGCGGGGCAAGGACAAGCTGGAGGCGGCCACCCACCCCGAGCACGCGCACGCCTACATGGCCAACGCGGTGCTCGGCTTCAACGAGGCGCTGGAGCGAATCGCCGAGGTGGCGCTGGTGGTGGGGCTGGGGGTGCTGCTCGCCTCCACGCCCGTCGCGCCGGAGGTGTACTGGCTGGCGCCCCTGTTCTTCTTCGTGCTGCGGCCGCTGTCCGTGGCGCTGGCGCTGCTGGGCTCGCGGGCCAACACCCACCAGCGGGTGCTGATGGCCTGGTTCGGCGTGCGGGGCATCGGCTCGCTGTACTACCTCTTCTACGCCATCGCCCACGGACTGGAGGACGGGCTCGCGCAGCGAATGCTGTCGCTGGTGCTGTGGGTGGTGGCCGTGTCCGTCGCCGTCCACGGCATCTCCGTCACCCCGCTGATGACACGCTACGAGCACCGCTCCGGGCGACCGCGGGAAGCCACCCCCGTGAAGGAGGCTGCTCCGCTCACACCTCGTCGACGATGA
- a CDS encoding peroxiredoxin, which yields MLTVGDKIPSFKVKATVSLEKGKEFQDITNETFKGKWLVLFAWPKDFTFICPTEIAEFGKKNKDFADRDAQVLGLSTDSEFVHHAWRTHHPDLKGLPFPMLADLKHELCNALGILHKEEGVALRATFIADPEGIIRHVTVNDLSVGRNVSETVRTLDALQTDELCPCNWTKGEETLTQKLAKAG from the coding sequence ATGCTGACCGTTGGCGACAAGATCCCGAGCTTCAAGGTGAAGGCCACCGTGTCCCTGGAGAAGGGCAAGGAGTTCCAGGACATCACGAACGAGACCTTCAAGGGCAAGTGGCTGGTGCTGTTTGCCTGGCCGAAGGACTTCACCTTCATCTGCCCCACGGAGATCGCGGAGTTCGGCAAGAAGAACAAGGACTTCGCTGACCGCGACGCGCAGGTGCTCGGCCTGAGCACCGACAGCGAGTTCGTGCACCACGCGTGGCGCACGCACCACCCGGACCTCAAGGGCCTGCCCTTCCCGATGCTGGCGGACCTGAAGCACGAGCTGTGCAACGCGCTGGGCATCCTCCACAAGGAGGAGGGCGTGGCCCTGCGTGCGACGTTCATCGCGGACCCCGAGGGCATCATCCGCCACGTGACGGTGAATGACCTGTCCGTGGGCCGCAACGTCTCCGAGACGGTGCGCACGCTGGACGCGCTCCAGACGGACGAGCTGTGCCCCTGCAACTGGACCAAGGGCGAGGAGACCCTCACCCAGAAGCTGGCGAAGGCGGGGTAA